In Molothrus aeneus isolate 106 chromosome 4, BPBGC_Maene_1.0, whole genome shotgun sequence, the following are encoded in one genomic region:
- the TMEM150C gene encoding transmembrane protein 150C isoform X2, translating into MACMDGKKCSVWMFLPLVFTLFTSAGLWIVYFIAVEDNKILPLSVPDRKPGPKRPPYISIAGDAPPASCVFSQVMNMAAFLALVVAVLRFIQLKPKVLTPWLNISGLVALCLASFGMTLLGNFQLSNDEEIHNVGTSLTFGFGTLACWIQSALTLKINLKNEGRKAGIPRVALSASITLCVVLYFILMAQGIHMHASRIQWGLVMCFLCYFGTFAVEFRHYRFEIICSEYQENFLSFSESLSEASEYQTDQV; encoded by the exons ATGGCCT GTATGGATGGGAAGAAATGCAGCGTGTGGATGTTTTTACCTCTTGTCTTCACCCTGTTTACATCAGCTGGATTATGGATAGT GTACTTTATAGCAGTGGAAGATAACAAAATTCTCCCACTAAGTGTACCAGATAG GAAACCTGGTCCCAAAAGACCGCCTTATATAAG TATTGCAGGTGATGCACCTCCTGCAAGCTGTGTGTTTAGTCAAGTCATGAACATGGCAGCATTTCTAG CGCTTGTTGTGGCTGTCCTGCGCTTCATTCAGCTGAAGCCCAAGGTGCTCACCCCGTGGCTGAACATCAGTGGCTTGGTGGCTCTGTGCTTGGCCTCTTTTGGGATGACCCTGCTCGGCAACTTTCAG CTCTCCAATGATGAGGAGATCCACAACGTGGGCACATCACTGACCTTTGGCTTTGGGACACTGGCATGCTGGATCCAGTCTGCCCTCACCCTCAAGATCAACCTGAAGAATGAGGGGCGGAAAGCTGGGATTCCACGAGTGGCTCTGTCAGCCAGCATCACCCTCTGCGTGGTGCTCT ATTTCATCCTTATGGCCCAGGGCATTCACATGCATGCTTCCAGGATCCAGTGGGGCCTAGTGATGTGCTTCCTGTGCTACTTTGGCACCTTTGCAGTGGAGTTCAGGCATTACAGATTTGAGATAATTTGTTCTGAGTACCAGGAAAACTTCCTGAGCTTTTCCGAAAGCTTGTCAGAAGCCTCCGAGTACCAGACAGATCAGGTGTAG
- the TMEM150C gene encoding transmembrane protein 150C isoform X1, whose protein sequence is MASGMDGKKCSVWMFLPLVFTLFTSAGLWIVYFIAVEDNKILPLSVPDRKPGPKRPPYISIAGDAPPASCVFSQVMNMAAFLALVVAVLRFIQLKPKVLTPWLNISGLVALCLASFGMTLLGNFQLSNDEEIHNVGTSLTFGFGTLACWIQSALTLKINLKNEGRKAGIPRVALSASITLCVVLYFILMAQGIHMHASRIQWGLVMCFLCYFGTFAVEFRHYRFEIICSEYQENFLSFSESLSEASEYQTDQV, encoded by the exons ATGGCCT CAGGTATGGATGGGAAGAAATGCAGCGTGTGGATGTTTTTACCTCTTGTCTTCACCCTGTTTACATCAGCTGGATTATGGATAGT GTACTTTATAGCAGTGGAAGATAACAAAATTCTCCCACTAAGTGTACCAGATAG GAAACCTGGTCCCAAAAGACCGCCTTATATAAG TATTGCAGGTGATGCACCTCCTGCAAGCTGTGTGTTTAGTCAAGTCATGAACATGGCAGCATTTCTAG CGCTTGTTGTGGCTGTCCTGCGCTTCATTCAGCTGAAGCCCAAGGTGCTCACCCCGTGGCTGAACATCAGTGGCTTGGTGGCTCTGTGCTTGGCCTCTTTTGGGATGACCCTGCTCGGCAACTTTCAG CTCTCCAATGATGAGGAGATCCACAACGTGGGCACATCACTGACCTTTGGCTTTGGGACACTGGCATGCTGGATCCAGTCTGCCCTCACCCTCAAGATCAACCTGAAGAATGAGGGGCGGAAAGCTGGGATTCCACGAGTGGCTCTGTCAGCCAGCATCACCCTCTGCGTGGTGCTCT ATTTCATCCTTATGGCCCAGGGCATTCACATGCATGCTTCCAGGATCCAGTGGGGCCTAGTGATGTGCTTCCTGTGCTACTTTGGCACCTTTGCAGTGGAGTTCAGGCATTACAGATTTGAGATAATTTGTTCTGAGTACCAGGAAAACTTCCTGAGCTTTTCCGAAAGCTTGTCAGAAGCCTCCGAGTACCAGACAGATCAGGTGTAG
- the TMEM150C gene encoding transmembrane protein 150C isoform X3 — MDGKKCSVWMFLPLVFTLFTSAGLWIVYFIAVEDNKILPLSVPDRKPGPKRPPYISIAGDAPPASCVFSQVMNMAAFLALVVAVLRFIQLKPKVLTPWLNISGLVALCLASFGMTLLGNFQLSNDEEIHNVGTSLTFGFGTLACWIQSALTLKINLKNEGRKAGIPRVALSASITLCVVLYFILMAQGIHMHASRIQWGLVMCFLCYFGTFAVEFRHYRFEIICSEYQENFLSFSESLSEASEYQTDQV, encoded by the exons ATGGATGGGAAGAAATGCAGCGTGTGGATGTTTTTACCTCTTGTCTTCACCCTGTTTACATCAGCTGGATTATGGATAGT GTACTTTATAGCAGTGGAAGATAACAAAATTCTCCCACTAAGTGTACCAGATAG GAAACCTGGTCCCAAAAGACCGCCTTATATAAG TATTGCAGGTGATGCACCTCCTGCAAGCTGTGTGTTTAGTCAAGTCATGAACATGGCAGCATTTCTAG CGCTTGTTGTGGCTGTCCTGCGCTTCATTCAGCTGAAGCCCAAGGTGCTCACCCCGTGGCTGAACATCAGTGGCTTGGTGGCTCTGTGCTTGGCCTCTTTTGGGATGACCCTGCTCGGCAACTTTCAG CTCTCCAATGATGAGGAGATCCACAACGTGGGCACATCACTGACCTTTGGCTTTGGGACACTGGCATGCTGGATCCAGTCTGCCCTCACCCTCAAGATCAACCTGAAGAATGAGGGGCGGAAAGCTGGGATTCCACGAGTGGCTCTGTCAGCCAGCATCACCCTCTGCGTGGTGCTCT ATTTCATCCTTATGGCCCAGGGCATTCACATGCATGCTTCCAGGATCCAGTGGGGCCTAGTGATGTGCTTCCTGTGCTACTTTGGCACCTTTGCAGTGGAGTTCAGGCATTACAGATTTGAGATAATTTGTTCTGAGTACCAGGAAAACTTCCTGAGCTTTTCCGAAAGCTTGTCAGAAGCCTCCGAGTACCAGACAGATCAGGTGTAG